The proteins below come from a single Mangifera indica cultivar Alphonso chromosome 16, CATAS_Mindica_2.1, whole genome shotgun sequence genomic window:
- the LOC123199697 gene encoding histone H3.3 isoform X2: MARTKQTARKSTGGKAPRKQLATKAARKSAPTTGGVKKPHRYRPGTVALREIRKYQKSTELLIRKLPFQRLVREIAQDFKTDLRFQSHAVLALQEAAEAYLVGLFEDTNLCAIHAKRVTIMPKDIQLARRIRGERA, encoded by the exons ATGGCCCGTACTAAGCAAACTGCTCGTAAGTCAACTGGAGGAAAGGCTCCTAGGAAGCAACTCGCTACCAAG GCTGCCCGTAAGTCTGCTCCAACGACCGGTGGAGTCAAGAAGCCTCACCGTTATCGCCCTGGAACTGTTGCTCTTCG TGAAATTCGCAAGTATCAGAAGAGTACTGAGTTACTGATCAGGAAACTCCCTTTCCAGAGGCTAGTCCGTGAAATTGCCCAGGATTTCAAG ACTGATCTGCGCTTCCAGAGCCACGCGGTTCTTGCCCTGCAGGAGGCAGCTGAGGCATACCTTGTGGGTCTGTTTGAGGACACTAACCTTTGCGCCATTCATGCCAAACGTGTTACCATTATGCCTAAGGATATCCAGCTGGCTAGGAGGATCCGTGGTGAGCGTGCTTAA
- the LOC123199697 gene encoding histone H3.3 isoform X1, with product MINLASFDLFQHCEYSCYNFFCFIAYQAARKSAPTTGGVKKPHRYRPGTVALREIRKYQKSTELLIRKLPFQRLVREIAQDFKTDLRFQSHAVLALQEAAEAYLVGLFEDTNLCAIHAKRVTIMPKDIQLARRIRGERA from the exons ATGATTAATTTGGCGTCGTTTGATTTGTTTCAACACTGTGAATACTCATGCTATAATTTCTTCTGTTTTATTGCATATCAGGCTGCCCGTAAGTCTGCTCCAACGACCGGTGGAGTCAAGAAGCCTCACCGTTATCGCCCTGGAACTGTTGCTCTTCG TGAAATTCGCAAGTATCAGAAGAGTACTGAGTTACTGATCAGGAAACTCCCTTTCCAGAGGCTAGTCCGTGAAATTGCCCAGGATTTCAAG ACTGATCTGCGCTTCCAGAGCCACGCGGTTCTTGCCCTGCAGGAGGCAGCTGAGGCATACCTTGTGGGTCTGTTTGAGGACACTAACCTTTGCGCCATTCATGCCAAACGTGTTACCATTATGCCTAAGGATATCCAGCTGGCTAGGAGGATCCGTGGTGAGCGTGCTTAA